A window of Acidobacteriota bacterium genomic DNA:
TTCGGCGAGGCTCGTCATCACGGTGAGCGAGTCGCCGAGAATCATCCGGTTCGACCAGTGCGGCTGGGTGCCGGCTTCGTGGCTGTAGAAGTCCACGCGTTTGTCGAGGGCGTCGGGCAGACCGTTGAAGTTCGAAAAGAGCAGTTGCTCGGGTTCCGGCTCGCCCGCCTTGGCCGTATCGCGCAGGTTCTCGATGAGCGCCTGCGGGTGAATCTTCTCCTGGATGTAGATGGGCACTACCGGCACCGCAAGTGATTCGGCGTCCTGTGCGTCCTTGCCGCGCCACACCAGTTGCGGATCGAGCGTCGGGTCGCGCGGGTAGAGGACTGTGCGCGGCTTCGCCTCGTCACTGGCCACAAAGTCGCGCAGTTCCTCGGTGGGGATGTTCACGCGCGTGTCCTTGTGGCGGATCGCGTCGATGGGCATCGGGCCGGTGGGTTTCTTCTTCGACATGGTTCACTCAGGCGTCACTTGGATTCATGTGGTCCGTCGGCAGGGATCAGCGGCGAGAGGCGGTCTATGAGCGCCGGAAGTTCGGCGAGGGCAATGCCCCAGATCCGCTTCAAATCAACCTGGTCGTAGTCGTGAGTGAGGATTTTCCGGAGATTGCCGATCTTGACCCACGGCACGTCACGAATGCTCGTCCGAAATGCCACTGAGAGACGCTTTGAGGCTTCACCGATGATCAACATCTGATACAACACGGCGGCCTGCAGCATCTTGTCGGCCAGGAACCCGTCCAACGC
This region includes:
- a CDS encoding DUF86 domain-containing protein codes for the protein MQRDDAALIDIVRFSRQVLVFLEDVALDGFLADKMLQAAVLYQMLIIGEASKRLSVAFRTSIRDVPWVKIGNLRKILTHDYDQVDLKRIWGIALAELPALIDRLSPLIPADGPHESK